In the Microtus pennsylvanicus isolate mMicPen1 chromosome 6, mMicPen1.hap1, whole genome shotgun sequence genome, one interval contains:
- the Got2 gene encoding aspartate aminotransferase, mitochondrial yields the protein MALLHSSRVLSGVAAAFHPGLAAAASARASSWWTHVEMGPPDPILGVTEAFKRDTNSKKMNLGVGAYRDDNGKPYVLPSVRKAEAQIAAKNLDKEYLPIGGLAEFCKASAELALGENNEVLKSGRFVTVQTISGTGALRIGASFLQRFFKFSRDVYLPKPSWGNHTPIFRDAGMQLQGYRYYDPKTCGFDFKGAIEDISKIPEQSVLLLHACAHNPTGVDPRPEQWKEIAAVVKKKNLFAFFDMAYQGFASGDGDKDAWAVRHFIEQGINVCLCQSYAKNMGLYGERVGAFTVICKDADEAKRVESQLKILIRPMYSNPPLNGARIAATILTSPDLRKQWLQEVKGMADRIISMRTQLVSNLKKEGSSHNWQHITDQIGMFCFTGLKPEQVERLTKEFSVYMTKDGRISVAGVTSGNVGYLAHAIHQVTK from the exons ATGGCCCTGCTGCACTCTAGCCGTGTCCTCTCCGGGGTGGCTGCCGCCTTTCACCCAGGCCTTGCGGCCGCAGCCTCTGCCAGAGCCAG CTCCTGGTGGACCCATGTAGAAATGGGACCCCCAGATCCCATCCTGGGAGTTACTGAAGCCTTCAAGAGAGATACCAACAGCAAAAAGATGAACCTGGGAGTTGGTGCCTACCGGGATGATAACGGGAAGCCTTACGTGCTCCCCAGTGTCCGGAAG GCAGAGGCCCAGATTGCTGCAAAAAATTTGGACAAGGAATACCTGCCCATCGGGGGACTGGCGGAATTCTGTAAGGCTTCTGCAGAGCTGGCCCTGGGTGAGAACAACGAAGTGCTGAAAAGTGGCCGG TTTGTCACCGTGCAGACCATTTCCGGGACTGGAGCCTTAAGGATCGGAGCCAGTTTTCTG CAACGGTTTTTTAAGTTCAGCCGAGATGTCTATCTGCCCAAACCATCCTGGGGAAATCACACGCCCATCTTCAGGGATGCCGGCATGCAGCTACAAGGTTATCGATACTATGACCCCAAGACTTGCGGATTTGACTTCAAGGGAGCCATAGAAGACATTTCA AAAATCCCAGAGCAGAGTGTGCTCCTACTTCATGCCTGCGCTCACAATCCCACGGGCGTGGATCCGCGTCCGGAGCAGTGGAAGGAAATCGCCGCAGTGGTGAAG aaaaaGAATCTCTTTGCGTTCTTTGATATGGCCTACCAAGGCTTTGCAAGTGGTGATGGAGATAAGGATGCCTGGGCCGTGCGCCACTTCATCGAGCAAGGCATTAATGTTTGCCTCTGCCAGTCCTATGCCAAGAACATGGGTCTCTATG GTGAGCGTGTGGGAGCCTTCACTGTGATCTGCAAAGATGCTGATGAGGCCAAAAGGGTGGAGTCCCAGCTGAAGATCCTGATCCGTCCCATGTATTCCAACCCACCTCTCAATGGTGCCCGGATCGCAGCGACCATCCTGACATCTCCAGACTTGAGAAAGCAATG GTTGCAGGAAGTGAAAGGCATGGCCGACCGCATCATCAGCATGAGGACCCAGTTGGTCTCCAACCTGAAGAAGGAGGGGTCCTCCCACAACTGGCAGCACATCACCGACCAGATTGGCATGTTTTGTTTCACGGGCCTGAAGCCCGAGCAG GTGGAGCGGCTGACCAAGGAGTTCTCGGTCTACATGACAAAAGATGGTCGCATCTCCGTGGCAGGGGTCACCTCTGGCAACGTGGGCTACCTTGCCCATGCCATTCACCAGGTCACCAAGTAA